A single window of Scylla paramamosain isolate STU-SP2022 chromosome 41, ASM3559412v1, whole genome shotgun sequence DNA harbors:
- the LOC135093129 gene encoding dentin sialophosphoprotein-like: protein MRFLVAFVGLLCVARAALSFHLPAAQSPLSLGLLAGDVAVDRGISPRLMATDDDGDSRMMRDASASDSASSSEESDDSSNSSSRMMRDDSTSDSSTDSRMMRDASASDSASSSNESDDSSNSSSRMMRDDSASDSASSSNESDDSSNSSSRMMRDDSASDSASSSNESDDSSNSSSRMMRDDSASDSASSSNESDDSSNSSSRMMRDDSASDSASSSNESDDSSNSSSRMMRDDSASDSASSSNESDDSSNSSSRMMRDDSASDSASSSNESDDSSNSSSRMMRDDSASDSASSSNESDDSSNSSSRMMRDDSASDSASSSNESDDSSNSSSRMMRDDSASDSASSSNESDDSSNSSSRMMRDDSASDSASSSNESDDSSNSSSRMMRDASASDSASSSNESDDSSNSGSYSRMMRDDSDSDSGSSVSNDSRMMRDASDSDSDDSTSDDSSN from the exons GTTCTTGGTCGCCTTCGTTGGCCTGTTGTGTGTGGCGAGAGCAGCAttatccttccatcttcctgcTGCCCAATCCCCACTCTCCCTTGGCCTTCTTGCTGG GGATGTGGCTGTTGACCGGGGGATCTCTCCACGCCTTATGgccactgatgatgatggtgattcaCGTATGATGAGGGACGCCTCTGCTTCTGATTCAGCTTCATCTTCTGAAGAGtctgatgattctagtaattcTTCTTCACGCATGATGAGGGACGACTCTACTTCTGATTCTTCTACTGATTCACGAATGATGAGGGACGCCTCTGCTTCTGATTCTGCTTCATCTTCTAATGAGtctgatgattctagtaattcTTCTTCACGAATGATGAGGGACGACTCTGCTTCTGATTCTGCTTCATCTTCTAATGAGtctgatgattctagtaattcTTCTTCACGAATGATGAGGGACGACTCTGCTTCTGATTCTGCTTCATCTTCTAATGAGtctgatgattctagtaattcTTCTTCACGAATGATGAGGGACGACTCTGCTTCTGATTCTGCTTCATCTTCTAATGAGtctgatgattctagtaattcTTCTTCACGAATGATGAGGGACGACTCTGCTTCTGATTCTGCTTCATCTTCTAATGAGtctgatgattctagtaattcTTCTTCACGAATGATGAGGGACGACTCTGCTTCTGATTCTGCTTCATCTTCTAATGAGtctgatgattctagtaattcTTCTTCACGAATGATGAGGGACGACTCTGCTTCTGATTCTGCTTCATCTTCTAATGAGtctgatgattctagtaattcTTCTTCACGAATGATGAGGGACGACTCTGCTTCTGATTCTGCTTCATCTTCTAATGAGtctgatgattctagtaattcTTCTTCACGAATGATGAGGGACGACTCTGCTTCTGATTCTGCTTCATCTTCTAATGAGtctgatgattctagtaattcTTCTTCACGAATGATGAGGGACGACTCTGCTTCTGATTCTGCTTCATCTTCTAATGAGtctgatgattctagtaattcTTCTTCACGAATGATGAGGGACGACTCTGCTTCTGATTCTGCTTCATCTTCTAATGAGtctgatgattctagtaattcTTCTTCACGAATGATGAGGGACGCCTCTGCTTCTGATTCTGCTTCATCTTCTAATGAGtctgatgattctagtaattcTGGTTCTTATTCACGTATGATGAGGGATGACTCTGATTCTGATTCTGGTTCTAGTGTTTCTAATGATTCACGCATGATGAGGGACGCCtctgattctgattctgatGATTCAACTTCTGATGATTCTAGTAActga